The nucleotide window CAGAACCTAACCTGCTTCACATAGGTATCAAACTTCAAGCCACGGTAAACAGCAGTTTTAGATGTTCATATGTCATGCTTTTCCCCTGGAACTTGGCCAGCTGGCTCGCCGTCATAATAGGGTTCCGAATTTCAGGTCCATTCGAATGATCGTCCCAGACTCAATTTCATCTTGTTTGTGAAATGTTTACCAAAAATAGCAATGCTAAAAGGGGTagatctccatcttctctccTATACCATGAGttggaagagagaaagagatcAATGCTAAAATATATGTACCAAGAAGTGAACATCACCAAGCCCATCCACAGTCACCATCATGCCTGGAGTCGGCATTCAATTGAAACCAACAGTCTATAACCCCAAATCAGCGTCCAACGCTGTCACTAACACGCCATTTAGCAGGTGAAGACGGCAGGTCCGGGAATGGTATAGGCTTGAGCTATAAACAGATCCATGTCAGTTTCTATTTCACAACATTTTTGAACAAAAAAGTAAAAGTGTTACGACTCACCCTTGTAAGCATCATAGGTGACACCGGGGTCGGTGCTCTTGTAGGCGCCGGGGAAGGAGACCAagttggtggggttggtcgAACCGCCGCCAGTGACCTGGAGCTGATGGCAACCAGGGTAGAACTGAGCACCGGGATAGGTCCAAGCAGCATGGAGGGCAATGATCTCGTGGCGGACAAGGTAGTAGCCGGGACGAATGCAAGAGGGAATGGTGTACTGGTAAGTGGCGGGGCTCTTCATGAGAGGGGTGGCAGCCCAGTTGTTGGAGGTGCCCTCACGGCCACCTTGCTTGATTTTGAACCAGACGGCCCTTTTGAGCGGTTAGCATTTATCCTCACAACATTCGGACAACGTGGCACATACGAGGTACCAGGAGACCAGTTCTGGCAACCGCTATCGGGGCAACGAGCCATGTAGGTGATGACGGGGCCCATGTGGGAGTCAGGCCAGAGAGTCCAGTGAAGGGTCACAGTTGAACCAGCAGCGGCAGGGGCGTGGAGAGGAGCGGGAACAGAGCCAGCATTGCATTGGACATCGATGGAGTCGACATTCTCGACGGGACCGTTGCCGGGGATGGAGCGAGAGACTCTCTGGGGCTTGTTGTTGCCCATGTAGGGGTCCATATAAGGCTGATAGAACTGTGACACTGTTAGCATCTCGAAGCATGTTAAGAATGATCAGATGGAACTTACTTGGTAGTATTGGCCACCAATGGTGGCATTGTCAACATAGCCATGGGCGGCTACCAAGCCGACTGAGGCGAGAAGAGTAGCGAGAACCTTCATTGTGATAGAGACACTGTCGAGAACTGATCTTGCGAGTGATGGTAGAATGAAGACACGGGATGGTTTCTCTCGTTTTTATAGaacttctcctcggccggaTAGGGCCGAGAAGCAcatcttgttcttgaacAACACCGGCCAACATGGaatctcaacaacctcagaCGGATTCGCCACCCGACAGTGGAAGTGTCCACCGTCTCTTGCAGCCAACCAAATCATGGCAGAACCTGGCTCGGTATCCTTGGCCGATGCTTGTTGACGGTGGTAGTTACTGCAACTGGAAGGGTGACATGGGACGGAGACGGTGGCGGCGAGCCTAGGAAGATGTTCGCCTTGGCAACGACAGCTGCAGAGAGAGTCTATCAGAAGATGTCGATGAGAATCTGGAGTGAAGTGGAATGTGTGGAGCATCGCAACGGTTTCAACATCTTGGAATGGGCGGCACTAATCGCCATGGAGTTGCTCCCTCCGACGTTGCATTTTCCAGCCGGGGGATGTCGAACAAGATCAACCACCAATGAAATATCAGATTGAAGAAGAAAATAGCCCATTGTGGTCATCTCCCCCGGGTTTTGAGATCGCATTGGGTTCGGCATATGACCGGTGTTAAGAATGAATTCCTTCACTCTGGCCCTGTCGATATTGCACAAGCACAAAGCTGCCAGCCGAAAGTGGGGGCCAGTTGGAGATGAAAAATGCAGACAAACATGATTTTATTTTACACTTGGGAAAAAACAACCTGCAAGCATCCTTCCAATGGAGGGCAACTGTTGCCTTACCCCTCACCGCTCCTGGTCCCGTGCACCCGTAGCTCTTCTCCCGACATTCAattctctcctcttctcccggCGAGCCGGACCGGTCAACTTCTTCACTGCAAGAATGtcggcggaagaggaggtccCCAGATATGCAGACTGTCTGGCCCAGCCTCTGATCTCGAAATTGGCGTTGTCTCATCCACCAAGTCGCCGTCTACGTAATGTTCCAAAATGAAGCCCGATCGATCGTACCTGGCACCGAGTCAGCATCTCTACGCATCAAGCTAATTGGCAAACAGCACTGCCAACTCACCAGTAATCGAAAATCTGCGACCCAAGCACATGTCTGCCAACACCCCACACCAGGTCGTAGCCCTTGTCCCGAAGCCATTGGTGGCCCAACGACTGAATATCAAAATCGTGTACCTCGAAGCTCGAGTGGTGGACGTGGTATTTGGGCCCTGAAGTCATTGGTCAGTCAGTTGTTTTGCCACCAACGAGATCTGGGCATGGATGTTAACCTTCAAAGAAGAACCAAGTGTGATGATCGACCTGTTCCATCCCTCTGTCCAAATGAAGGAAGGTAGAGACGTCCTTCCCGTTGGGTTCGTGGATGATGTCGCTCGGCTTGAGGTTGAACCGAGTGGTGTAGAACTCGAACGCCTTGGCAAAGTTGGTCACGCAACACCCAACATGGCCCAACTTGTGAACGGCCGCTGGTGCCTTCTTGAACCGTTGTGTCTTGTTGACGGGCCGATGCTTGTTCTCAGGGAAGTTGTACTCCAGCTCGGGCAGGTGCGCTGACTTTTCGACGGGGGTTTGCCCATACACcaggtggaaggggaagtCATCGACAGGATCTCTGAAGGTTACGCGCTTGCCGCCACCGGGCGCATCGGAATCGTGGACTGGGGTCGCCTTGGGAAGAGTCTTGGAGGCGAGCTCCAAGTCCTCCAGGGACTCGACAACAaatccagcaccaccaaactCATTTTCGGCGCCCTTGGTGGCACAGTATACAAAGGGCTCGGTCCCATAGCCCTTGAAGTATACTGTGTCACCTCTGTCGTCGGCTACCGTGAAGCCGAAGTCGGCCAAAAACTCGTGTGCCTTGTCGAGATCGGCATGGGTGTAGTACACATGTGCAATACGCACAAGCTTGATCTTGGGAATCTGCTGCTCGGCCGTCATGTTGGCGATGGACGTCTGGTAGGTCGTTTGAGGTGTGTTTGGTCAGAAAGATCTAATCTGATCTTCTCAGCGGGGCGAAGACATGGAGATATGGTCGACCATGATTCCACCGACAAGCACGGGGTATTTAGTTCGCCCGGAAGATGCACCGTTCTTCGGGGCAAATCATTGCTTGGCAGTCACAAAGGTGGGTCTGCGGCGAGTCAAGCTGACCCCTTTTCACTGCTCAGTGGGCATCACAGCACGTCTCTCCAGTGAATTTCCGGCTGTCCTTTTCCAGCAATCACTTTGTCACTGTACACAGGTTGATCCTGGTGTATCACAACTCTTCGCTTCCTGTTTTGGGCCCTTTGTGTCGTTGGCAAAGACACCTCTAAGTGATACTCAACTATCCTTGCAAGCTGTGCATATTTGCAACCACCCATCCTTTCCTTTTCACGCCTACCAGGTATCTGCATCAGAGAAGCCGCCGCGACCATGTGTCTCGCCTGTCACTCTGTCCAGCTGTCTTCGGTGGCCTGCGAGTTAATAGCTACCCGTCCCCGATGTGCCATCCGCCGTTCTTGGCACGGGCGATTTGCAAAGAAACTGTGGGGTTGTTTACTCCGTTGGCTTTGTCAAAGCTGACATGGCGATGTTGAATGATACTTATCCCTGAACGACCCCGCTGACAACCAGGTATGGGGTTGGACGGCCCCTCACATAAACAATCCAAAGTCATCAAGGTGTTTCGAATTTTTGCTGGGCTGTCTCTGTTTCTCCTCTAAACTTCAATCGCCGCGATACTTACAATGGCCGACGAGATCATCAAGACCGACCTCCTCATTGTGGGAGCAGGCCCTGCGGGTGCTGCTCTGGCATGCTTCCTCTCATCCTATGGGCGCAAAGGAATCATCATTTCGGCTGCTTCTGGCACGGCGCATACGCCCAGAGCTCATATCACCAACATGGCTGCCCTGGAATGTCTGAGAGACATTGGACTGGACCGGCAATGCATCGATGCAGGCGCTGCGGGGAACCATATGGTGCACACAAGATGGTGCCATTCCATGGCCGGCGATGAATACGCCAGGCTCTATTCTTGGGGCAACGATCCCAAACGCAAGGTTTGTCAAAACACTGACACGGTTTCCGGCCAATTGCTGATGTCTTGTGATACAGGGTGACTATGATGCGGCAAGCCCTTGTGACCATGTCGACCTTCCTCAGACCGAACTCGAGCCAATTCTCACGCGGAGAGCAATCCATACTGGCTGGACCTTGCGATTCGACACCTCCTTTGTGTCGTTCACGCGTCCTGAGCCAGACGTTATCATCAGCGAAGTCAAAGACAACCTTTCTGGCAAAACGTACAAGATCCAGTCACGCTTTCTGTTTGGCTGCGACGGCGCCCGCAGCCAAGTCATCCGCGAGCTCAAGATTCCCCTCATCAAGAAACCTGGGCAAGGATTGGCACTCAATGTGCTCCTCAAGGCCGATCTTTCACATCTCGTCAAGAACCGAACCGGAAATCTACACTGGGTCTTCCAACCGGAGAAGGAACATCcagcttggggttgggccTGCATTGTCCGAATGGTTCGGCCGTGGGACGAATGGATGTTTATctttctcccaccccccggTGCCGATGTCAAGGGTGACGACATGATTGCTTCGAACGAAGAGTACATTGCCCGGGTCAAACAGTTCATCGGGGACGAGTcggttgatgtcgagatcAGGGACGTGAGCAAATGGATGATCAATGAGACGGTTGCGGAGTATTATTCAGATGGAAACATCTTTTGCTTGGGCGATGCTGTCCACCGCCATCCACCATTCAACGGTCTGGGGTCCAACACTTGCATCCAGGATGCTTTCAACCTGGCATGGAAGCTTGATTACGTCATGTCTCGCCGCGCAGGTCCCAGCCTCCTCGATACCTACAGCACCGAGCGTCAACCGGTTGGTGTAGATATCATCACCCGGGCCAACCAAGGTCTTCGCGACCATGCATTTTGGATGAAGTCTATCGGCATGTTGGAGCCCGatttggagaagaggaaagcTATTctggccgagtttgaggacAAGGGCGAAGTTGGCAGGAAGAGGCGACAAGAGTTCCAAGCGGGTATCGAGAACACGGGCACCGAATTCCATGGGTTGGGCATCGAGATGAACCAACAGTATCGGTCGAATGCTGTGTATCATGGGGATGAGCCAGATGCTCCGGCTCTGCCTCAGGACGCCGTGCGTGAACATCTCATCTCCAGCTACCCAGGCATGAGGTTACCCCACGCCTGGTTAAACACACGGAAGCCAGGCAAGCAGTTCTCGACTATTGATCTTGCTGGCCATGGGCGGTTCTGTCTTCTCACCGGGCCTGGTGGCCACAAGTGGAAGGAAGCTGCGGCCAGCGCCGCCAAGGCCGTGGGGGTGGAAATTGTGAGTTACTCGATTGGCTGGAAGGAGGACTATGAGGATGTCTATTTTGACTGGGTGAAGCGcagagaggtggaggaggacgggtgTGTGTTGGTTCGCCCAGATAGGTTCGTTGCTTGGCGGTCAAAGTCCATGATTTCGAACCCGCAGGAAAAGCTGGAAAAGGTCTTGCGGAAAGTCTTGTGTCTTTAAGCCGAGCGTGATAAGATAATAAACACAGTTCACACAATATTACACCTGGCGTGTCATTGCATCATCACACGCCTTAGCCTCGCTTATCTCTCTCACCTCCATTTGTTTGCGGGTTTGATCAGGcattttctctcttcttttttcacACAAAATGGACCCAACGGATGACCTGTTGGTTGAGGAATGGGCATCATGGAGGTGAGATCAACTGGAGAGTGTCCACTCAGATGGTTTGAGCGCATATTCCACTTACGAAGTAAGACAGTGGACGATATTTACAAGACAAGCTGACACAAGTGCATTGTGATGCCTCACGCTAAAAGGCCGGGGTTGTATGCTGCCAACTTGTGTCGGACCAGTTGTGGGATGCCTGCCCAAAGGTTCTGTCATTGCTCTGTCCGCGCAAACTCAGCCTGTATCTTTTAACCCAACACGAACCCAAATCTATACTTCGGCCCAATAGAGAGCTTTTGGATTGACATGACACCTACTTGGTCTCCCACGGGTTCCTAGGTCTCCCACATGGTGGCCGATTACCCCGTGATGTTCCCCAACTTCCCCGGATTTACCCCAGATTTCCCCCACATTCTTGGCTTTTGGTGTGGTTCGAAAATGCGGGGAAATACCCCGAAGGACGCTAGCCGGGTAGGACCGAATGGTGTTGGCCAGTGAGGATTTGGCCGGGGCCCATCCACCTAGCTGGTGATATTGCCGGTAGCCTGGTTGGTTCGGTGCGTGGAGGGTGAGACGAGATGACATGGTTAGACAGGGTTGGTAGCATGGTTGGAACACACATGGCAAGTGTGTGTCACCGCCAGACCAGACATGTGCACCATGCCAGATTCAGGGGTAGCTGAACGTTCCGACGACTACAGGGGGACGAGGCAAGAGAGGAAAAGGTTTAAAGAGACCTCGAGGCTCGCCTTTGGTTTGGGATGAGGGGTAGGGCTCTTTGAACCTCTCATTCTTTTTTCGTTTCGACAACCTTTTGTTTACCTTAACCCCTTTTTTGACCTCATCTCTCCTCCATTGTCAacaccccaacaccaccatcagtTGGGCATCACACCCACTCCAACTCTTTCAACAATgggcgtcctcctcctcgccggcggcgccgccctcgccctctccatcctctacatcctcctcttcaccggCAAACGGGACCCACGTCTCCCACCCggccccccaaccctccccctaaTCGGCAACCTCCATCAGATCCCCACCAAGCGCACCCACCTCCAATTCGCCCAATGGGCCAAACAATACGGCGAGATCTACTCCCTCAAGTTCGGCCCCGGAACCTCCATCGTCatttcttctcctcgccTGATCAAACAGCTCGTCGACAAAAAGTCGCAGCTCTACTCCCGACGCCCGCCCAGCCATGTAGCCGACCTCATCGCCCAGGGTGATCACCTCTTACTCATGCAGTACTCCGACCGCTGGAGGACATGCCGCAAGCTAGTCCACCAGTACTTCATGGAGGGCATGGTAGCGAAGCAGCACGTCAAAGTTGTCAACGCGGAGGCGGTGCAGATGCTGCATGATTTTGTTACGGAGCCGAAAGGGCATATGAAGCATCCAAAGAGGTTCAGCAACAGTATCATCATGAGTTTGATCTACGGGACGAGGACGCCAAGTATCAAGACGGAGCATATGGTTCGGTTGTATAGTCTTATGGAGAACTGGAGCAAGGTCATGGAGGCGGGGAATACACCACCCGTGGACATCTTTCCTTTCCTGAAGCTGGTGCCGGAGGGTTTGCTGGGGAATTGGAGGTCGAGGGCGAAGAATGTGGGCAAGGAGATGACAGAGTTGTATTCGGAGtgggtggagaaggggattCAACGGCATAGGGATCTGGGAGGGCGGGATTGTTTTCTGGACAAGATTTTGGATcaggggttggagaagctggattTGGACAAGCATGGGTTGTACTTTTTGTGCGggacggtgatggagggggggtcgGATACGACGAGCTCGTTGATTATTGCTTTTATTCATGCCATGACCAAGTGGCCGGAGGTGCTCAAGAAGGCGCAGGAGCAGATTGAtgctgtggttggggaggacaGGACGCCGACTTGGGAGGATTATGAGAAGCTGCCGTACATTTCGGCCTGTGTGAAGGAGGCGCATCGGTGGAGGCCGGTGACGCCGTTGGCGTTCCCTCATTCGTTGGCGGAGGATGATTGGGTTGATGGGATGTACTTGCCCAAGGGGAGTGATATCTTTATCAATGCTTTTGGGATGCATATGGATGAGAAGAGGTTTCCCAACCCGGATGTGTTCAACCCAGATAACTACGAGGGGTACACGGCGTTGGCGTCGGAGTTGGCTGGCGGTGATTACAACAACCGGGATCATTATGGGTATGgcagtgggaggaggatttgccCTGGCATTCACTTGGCCGAGAGGAACTTGTTTTTGGCGGTTGCCAAGTTGGTGTGGGCTTTTAACATTGGGCCTGGGCTGGATGCTTCCGGGAGGGAGATCCCACCAGATGTCAGCCATGAAACTGGATACTGCTCAGGTTTCTTGGTGTGCGCGGAGGACTTTCCAGCTACTATCACACTGAGATCAGAGGCACGAAAGGCGACGATTCTAAGAGAGTATGCTGCTGCCAGGGCAGAGGTGTTTTCTCAGTACGAGCTACCGAAGGAGTAGGTACATAGCCTTGTGTATGgatatttcttttttcgctTCCTCAAAGCACTTTTGTCTCCCGTTGTGCAGAAGATCTTCAGCTGTCGTCGTGTCCCTCGGTAGATGGTCTCCCCAGCACGGGCCAATTCTGATTGGTTCGACGGTGGAGCTCGGCAATTGACGCAAGCTGTCAACGACGCCAAATTTGAAGAATCATTggatcaacatcaaccttTGTTATCCAAGCACCCAAGTCACCAAAATGTCTTTCCGCGTTCAGAAGGCAGCAGCCGAATCATTTCAACGGCTTGTGAGGTTTGTCAACGCCCAGGGGTCCACCAAGTTTGGTGACCTGAAGACCAAACCAACCGGCGTCAGTCTCGCCGGCGCGGAGGTTGAAGTCCTcgagggtgatgttggcaaTGGTTTCCGTGGCACTGGGAAAATAGACAAGATCCAGAAGGTGCGTTGCTCACATGTGGCATGAGAACGTCAGCTAACGTGTTTTTCAGCTTCTGTGTCCTTTGCCCCAAGTACATGCGATTATGTGCATTGGACTCAACTATCAGAAGCACGCCACTGAAGCCAATGTATGATCCCCACCCATGTCTCCATGACGGACTGCCACTGACCAGTGTAGCTACGAGTTGCCCCGTATCCTGTTCTCTTCACCAAACCAGCCGATGCTCTTGCTGGGCCTAATGAGGACATACCAGTCCACCCTGACGCTCAAAGCATGCTCGACTACGAGGGTGAGTTGACAGTGGTCGTCGGCAAAGACGCAAAGAATGTTCCCGAGTCAGACGCCCTGAAATACGTGCTTGGATACACGGTTGGCAACGACATCTCAGCGCGCTACTTCCAGCTGCCAGAGACATCAGGCGGCCAGTTTTGTTATGCTAAATCCTTCGACAAGTTTTGCCCCATTGGGCCTTGTATCGTGTCCCCTAGCCTGATTCCAGACCCGCAAAAGCTCCAGCTTGTCACCAAGGTCAATGGGCAGGTGAGGCAGCAGACCGAGACGTCGGACATGATTTTTTCGGTGGCCAAGATTATCTCTCACCTCAGCCGTGGAAGGACACTGCGGAGGGGAACGGTTATTCAAACCGGGACCCCGAGTGGAGTCGGTCTGTTCATGGAGCCCAAGGGGTTCTTGAACCATGGGGACGTGGTTGAGGTGTCaattgatgggttgggatcGATTAGCAATAAGATGGTGTTTGAGTGAGGCAGAAAAAATACCCAGATTCTTCATAATACCTACCCCGCAATCCATTAGCCAAGTGAACCCAGTGACCTGGGGACGCTAACATGGCTAACTCGCTTAGCGGGCGTTCAAGGCCACGCTACCCCGCGCTAGTGGCGATCAGCGGCAGTCGCAATTCGTCCGTCTCTGGCAAAACTCCCCGCAAACAACCATGCGGCCCTCGGGCAGATTTCATAAACCCACTGCCCGGGCACCTGTTCAGCAGGTGAGATATGCCGTCTTCACTTCGCGACCAACATTACCCCCGAACCATGGCGGAACCTCAGGCACACCCAAATCCACAGCAAGAGACAGGACCATCGCTGTCCGACGCGTCTGCGGCCAAACTCGCGTGCTACGCTtgcaagaggagaaaggtGAAATGGTATGTATGTGTGGATCTGTCGtctccaacctcgacctcttGACTGACCGCATGACGTAATGGCAGTGACCGTCAACTACCTGTCTGCTCGCTCTGCCAAAAGCTCAGTGGACAATGTGAATATCCAACTCACGCCGAGAAGCCCGGTCCAAAGACTGGTGGTAAGCTGTTTTGTCAGTGATACGCCTCATTATATACCTTCTTTCATGCCGTGAATGATACCTGATGGGATTGTATTCATCAAATCTGTAAAGGCGAAAATTCAAGTACTTACATATGTTCATTCAGGCCCTCTTCAAGGCAACAAGCGTCGCAGACTTGATCAAGCGTCTGTGTCCAGCAGTGTCAGTCATGGTCCATCCCTGAATGCCACTGGACATCGGCATACCACATCATTCGAGCTTGCTCGGCGCAGT belongs to Podospora bellae-mahoneyi strain CBS 112042 chromosome 6, whole genome shotgun sequence and includes:
- a CDS encoding hypothetical protein (EggNog:ENOG503P3R3; COG:Q); amino-acid sequence: MSFRVQKAAAESFQRLVRFVNAQGSTKFGDLKTKPTGVSLAGAEVEVLEGDVGNGFRGTGKIDKIQKLLCPLPQVHAIMCIGLNYQKHATEANLRVAPYPVLFTKPADALAGPNEDIPVHPDAQSMLDYEGELTVVVGKDAKNVPESDALKYVLGYTVGNDISARYFQLPETSGGQFCYAKSFDKFCPIGPCIVSPSLIPDPQKLQLVTKVNGQVRQQTETSDMIFSVAKIISHLSRGRTLRRGTVIQTGTPSGVGLFMEPKGFLNHGDVVEVSIDGLGSISNKMVFE
- a CDS encoding hypothetical protein (EggNog:ENOG503NUFV; COG:Q), giving the protein MGVLLLAGGAALALSILYILLFTGKRDPRLPPGPPTLPLIGNLHQIPTKRTHLQFAQWAKQYGEIYSLKFGPGTSIVISSPRLIKQLVDKKSQLYSRRPPSHVADLIAQGDHLLLMQYSDRWRTCRKLVHQYFMEGMVAKQHVKVVNAEAVQMLHDFVTEPKGHMKHPKRFSNSIIMSLIYGTRTPSIKTEHMVRLYSLMENWSKVMEAGNTPPVDIFPFLKLVPEGLLGNWRSRAKNVGKEMTELYSEWVEKGIQRHRDLGGRDCFLDKILDQGLEKLDLDKHGLYFLCGTVMEGGSDTTSSLIIAFIHAMTKWPEVLKKAQEQIDAVVGEDRTPTWEDYEKLPYISACVKEAHRWRPVTPLAFPHSLAEDDWVDGMYLPKGSDIFINAFGMHMDEKRFPNPDVFNPDNYEGYTALASELAGGDYNNRDHYGYGSGRRICPGIHLAERNLFLAVAKLVWAFNIGPGLDASGREIPPDVSHETGYCSGFLVCAEDFPATITLRSEARKATILREYAAARAEVFSQYELPKE
- a CDS encoding hypothetical protein (CAZy:AA9; COG:G; EggNog:ENOG503NX9J) translates to MKVLATLLASVGLVAAHGYVDNATIGGQYYQFYQPYMDPYMGNNKPQRVSRSIPGNGPVENVDSIDVQCNAGSVPAPLHAPAAAGSTVTLHWTLWPDSHMGPVITYMARCPDSGCQNWSPGTSAVWFKIKQGGREGTSNNWAATPLMKSPATYQYTIPSCIRPGYYLVRHEIIALHAAWTYPGAQFYPGCHQLQVTGGGSTNPTNLVSFPGAYKSTDPGVTYDAYKAQAYTIPGPAVFTC
- a CDS encoding hypothetical protein (COG:C; COG:H; EggNog:ENOG503NXHH), whose amino-acid sequence is MADEIIKTDLLIVGAGPAGAALACFLSSYGRKGIIISAASGTAHTPRAHITNMAALECLRDIGLDRQCIDAGAAGNHMVHTRWCHSMAGDEYARLYSWGNDPKRKGDYDAASPCDHVDLPQTELEPILTRRAIHTGWTLRFDTSFVSFTRPEPDVIISEVKDNLSGKTYKIQSRFLFGCDGARSQVIRELKIPLIKKPGQGLALNVLLKADLSHLVKNRTGNLHWVFQPEKEHPAWGWACIVRMVRPWDEWMFIFLPPPGADVKGDDMIASNEEYIARVKQFIGDESVDVEIRDVSKWMINETVAEYYSDGNIFCLGDAVHRHPPFNGLGSNTCIQDAFNLAWKLDYVMSRRAGPSLLDTYSTERQPVGVDIITRANQGLRDHAFWMKSIGMLEPDLEKRKAILAEFEDKGEVGRKRRQEFQAGIENTGTEFHGLGIEMNQQYRSNAVYHGDEPDAPALPQDAVREHLISSYPGMRLPHAWLNTRKPGKQFSTIDLAGHGRFCLLTGPGGHKWKEAAASAAKAVGVEIVSYSIGWKEDYEDVYFDWVKRREVEEDGCVLVRPDRFVAWRSKSMISNPQEKLEKVLRKVLCL
- a CDS encoding hypothetical protein (EggNog:ENOG503NX2I; COG:S), whose translation is MTAEQQIPKIKLVRIAHVYYTHADLDKAHEFLADFGFTVADDRGDTVYFKGYGTEPFVYCATKGAENEFGGAGFVVESLEDLELASKTLPKATPVHDSDAPGGGKRVTFRDPVDDFPFHLVYGQTPVEKSAHLPELEYNFPENKHRPVNKTQRFKKAPAAVHKLGHVGCCVTNFAKAFEFYTTRFNLKPSDIIHEPNGKDVSTFLHLDRGMEQVDHHTWFFFEGPKYHVHHSSFEVHDFDIQSLGHQWLRDKGYDLVWGVGRHVLGSQIFDYWYDRSGFILEHYVDGDLVDETTPISRSEAGPDSLHIWGPPLPPTFLQ